DNA from Lentilitoribacter sp. Alg239-R112:
GTCAGTTAAAACCAGCGGAACATCATTTTCGCGCTCAATAGTTATCTGCGCGGCACCGTCGGAAAATCCAATTTTTGCTTGAAAGAGGTTCATAGAAGGTGCACCCATAAATCCTGCAACGAACATATTGGTGGGTTCATTATAGATCTGCTTCGGTGTTCCCGCCTGTTGAATAATGCCATCCTTCATGACCAAAATTTTTGTCGCCAATGTCATGGCTTCAATTTGATCGTGGGTCACATAGATCATTGTTGCACCTAAACGTTCGTGTAACCGTTTGATTTCAGTGCGCATAGTTACGCGCAACTTGGCATCCAGATTGGAGAGAGGTTCGTCAAACAAAAATAATTTTGGATCACGTACCAATGCTCGTCCCATTGCAACTCGCTGTCGCTGACCACCAGATAGTTGTGCAGGAAATCTGGTAAGTAATTGCTCGATTTTCAGCAATTTGGCAACCTGCTGAATATTAGCATTGCGTTTGGCTTGCGGCACCTTGCGAACCTCAAGGCCATAGCCAATATTATGTGCCACATCCATATTCGGAAACAGAGCATATGATTGGAAGACCATAGCGATGTTTCGTTTGGACGGGTCTGTTGACGTAACATCACGGCCATCAATCTGAATTTGCCCTGATGTGGGGTCAGTCAGCCCGCCAATACAACTCAATAATGTGGATTTGCCGCAACCTGATGGTCCGACAAGCACAAGAAAATCGCCCTGCTCAATTTCAAAATCAATATCGCGCAGAATTTTAAGCTGGCCATATTCCTTACAAATGGATTGAACTGATAATATTGGATAAGACACTAAACTCTCCTTGGGAGGAAACTAACCATTTCGGGTCAACCTTTGACACTGCCGGCGACGAGGCCGGATACGATAAAACGTTGGAAAAAAATTGCTAAAAATGCAGGGGGCAATGTTGCAAGAACACCTACTGCTGCGATAACGCCATAATCAGTCACTCGGCCAGCCGCAAAATCAGCAATAGCAATAGGTAATGTTTTTGAGGACAGATCACTGGTGAAAATCAGCGCATAGAAAAACTCATCCCAGGCGACCAAAAAGGACAACATTGCGGTGGCTACGATTGCAGGTGCCGCCAGAGGCAACACTACACGGCGCAATGTGTAGATGGTTGATGCACCTTCGACAAACGAGGCATGCTCGATTTCTACCGGCAAAACATCCAAGTTCGATTTCATCAACCAAACGGCAAATGGCAGCAATAAAGCACAATAGACAATCAGCAACGTGATGATATTGTTCAGCAGGCCTAATTTTCCGAACACTTCATACAATGGCAACACATAGGTAATTGGTGGCATCATAATAGTAGCCAGAAACAAGAACATAAGCGACAGGGGTGCCCGCCGACGAGAAAATGCATAAGCGGCAGGAATAGCTAAGAATAGAGCAACCAAAGTCGCACCGCCAGACGTAAGGATCGAATTTCTCAAAGCCATCAAAAATCGTTGTCCACTGCCATTATCCCAATCAAACAACTGCACATAGCGCGAGAAATCCAGCTGGGATGGGATCCAAGAAAGTGGCACCGTCGTGAGATCTTTAGGGCTGCTCACGCTCATAATAACTAGCCACAAAATGGGTGCAAGTGTGAAGAACGCCAGAACGAATGACGCAGCATAAAGACTGGTTTTTTGCAAAGAGCTATGCTTCATTTTAAATGCTCCTCGATTGGCGCTGAGCGCCACGATAATAAATCGCAATCAACACCGCACTAACAACCGCCAAAAGCACAGCATATGAAGATCCGCTACCCGTGCGAAGATAATTGAAATATTCTTGGTATACGAAGAAGCTCGCTGTTTTGGTGCTATCGACCGGACCACCACGTGTCATTACATAGATGATATCAAACACGCGGAATGCTTCGATTATTCGCAAAATAAGCACAACTGATAGGGGACCTAAAATCCAAGGCAGTGTGATTGAGCGAAAACGCTTCCAAGCCCCTGCTCCTTCTATTGATGCTGCTTTATGCAAATCAGATGGAATGGACTGTAATGCCGCTAAGGCAACGTAGGCAATTAGTGGAAAATTCTTCCACACATCAGCCAGAACCACCATGTTAAGCGCTAATTTAGGATCACCTAACCAACTGCGGTATTCTCCAATTAGCCCGAGCTGATAAAGCATAGAATTTAATGCACCATAGTCGGGGTGATAAATAAGACGCCATGCCAGTGCATTGACGATTGTGGGCACAGCCCAAGGCAATATAATAAGCGCACGCATGAGGTTACGGCCACGAAACTCTTGATTGAGCAACATAGCCGCTGCTACACCAATCAGTGCCTCGGCCCCCACTGAAACAATGGTAAAATAAAGTGTTCTGCCAAGTGCAGCTCGAAAGTATGGATCCCCAATGGCGTACAAATAGTTCTCAAATCCAATCCAGTTTGGACCCAAGACTGAATAGGTGATTTCTGCGTCCGTGAAGCTTGTTACAAACGTCTTCACAAACGGGATACCGGTAATTAAGAGGAGAATAAGAATGGTCGGCGCCAGCAAAATCCATTTTTCATTCTTTTTTCCAACGTCGAACATATAATCCTCCTCTAAATTCGCGATCTAGCGGACTGCTTTTACGCGGGCAGCAGCTTCATCCAATGCAGCTTTTGCTTCGGTTTGACCGAGCAATGCACCATGAATCTGAGCTTGGAGAATACCAGATATTTCAGTATATGATTTTACCAGTGGACGCGGATACATTGCAGCAATCGCATCGTTTGCAGCAGCTACAAGATCTTCTTGCCCCTCAACGACTGCAGGTACTTTATATGACGCTTTCCAAACTGGAAGACTAAGCTTGGCGTATTTTTCTTGCACCGTCTTTTTTGTAAGATGAGCAATATATGACCATGCTTCGCCCTCATGTGGGCTGTTCACCGGAATACCCAATCCCATTGAGCCGTTGACTGCCGATGCCGTTGATAAGCCCTCAACACCGAGACCTGGCACAACACCAACTTTTCCAGCGACAGAGCTTTCAGCCGGGTCGTTAACAAGTGAATTCATATAGGTCCAGTTTAGCGCAAATGCCGCATCACCGTTTGAAAACACACGCCTTACATCTTCTTCGAAATATTCTGTCGAAGATGGGTTGGTAAGCCCTTCTGATAGTGAGCCAGCCATGTATTCAACTGCCTTGAGCGACCCGCCACTGTTAAACGCAGGAGATTTTGGATCATTATCATTGAAGAATTCTCCGCCGAATGCAGAAAGCAATGTTGTATAATCACAAATCATTGCTTCGGACTGCGACCAGCTCCACACCAATGGATATTCAACCAAACCTTTTTCCTTGACCACACGTGCCTGTACCAGAAGTTCATCCCATGTTGTCGGTGGGTTCTGAATACCAGCCTTTTCAAGGATCTCAGTATTGTAATACAGATACTTGGTATCCAGAATCCAAGGCATTCCGTATTTGGCGTTGTTGTATTCAACCGTTGTCCACGCACCGTCAAAAATCTGATCATCTAGATCGGCAGGTACACGCTCAGACAAATCCGTTAAAAACCCACGAACGGCAAACTCAGCAGGCCAAATAACATCAAACAACACAACATCATATCCATTGTCGCCTGCGCCAATAGAGGCAACGATTTTGTCATGCAGCGCCTCGTATGGAACAAATTCCATGTTTACTGTAACGCCAGGATTGCTTGCCTCAAATTCGGCTGTCATGTCCTTGATATTTTGCTCGCTATACGCGGCTTGGCTCATAAATAGTGCATTTAATTCCGTGTCAGCGAATACTGTAGATGTGCTTATTGCCAGCGCTGATACAGCTGCTAATAGTAGTGATTTTTTCATTAGATTTCCTCTCCTCAATCAATTTATGACTAAACGATAACACCAAATTCTATTTTGTCAAATCATTTTACAAAATAGACAGAATGCTGATTTTATGCTAATTATAAGGTCTTGTTTTTTAAGGTACTAAAATTGGTAACTACAAAATTACGCACGTCAGGTACGAATTTAAGCCGCACAAAAGTGCACAATCTTCGTGTTGTGATCGAAGTTATTCGCACACAAGGACCAATTTCAAAAACTGAAATTGCAAACGTGACATCCCTTTCGCGCCAAACAATTCAATACATTGTCGCCGAGCTGCAAAGCGCTGAATTAGTTGAGTTAATTGACGGCGAAGTAAAAGGGCGCGGGCACCCGGGCAAGAAAATTGTGTTGGCCCCAACGGGCGCTTACACGATGGGTATTCATGTGGATCGACTTTCAACCCGCGTAGTGGTTTGCGACCTTGTGGGCAACGTGATTTGGAACCGCACAGAACGATTAGACACGTTAGATATCACAACAGCGAATCGGTTAATTGAAACGGTTTGTCTCGACTATTTTAGTGAACGCCCTAGAGAGGCAAAAAAAATGGTGGGTGTTGGTATCGCCGCTCCCGGACCATTTAATCAAACCAACGTAAGGCCTGATGACCTAACCAATTTTCAGGAAATTGGAACACAACAAAACCTGGATGATCTTTCCAGTAAAATAGGCTTACCTGTTATTATTGAAAATGACGCAGCCGCAGGTGCAATCGGTGAACATCTACATGGTGTGGGTGCCGATTTTGATACATTCGTGTTTTTGCAGTTCGGCATCGGCCTGGGTGCCGGAATAATTCTCAACGGCAACAAGTTCACAGGTAGCTCTGAAATAGCGGGCGAAGTCGGGCACATTATTGTTGAACCAACAAATGGTTTAAGGTGTTCATGCGGGAAAAGTGGTTGCTTAGAGCGATACCTTTCTGTTGATGCCCTATGTCGCGATATGGGTTTGCAAATTGAAGATATTGATCTTATGTCAAAATTGGACGCGATGATAAAGAAAAAAGAACCGTCTCTCGTCAATTGGCTGCAGGATGTTGCCCCCCGTTTTAGACAGCTTGTCAATATTTTGGAAATGACGATTGATCCTGAACTGGTCATCGTTGGCGGCACAGTCCCTCGCTCGTTCCTAGAGTTACTTATCGAGTTAAGTGTACCATTGTACGAACCGTTAAACCTGCGCCGGCAAGGTCGTCAGGTGAAAATTGGCACCGCAGATGAATATGTTGTGGCCGTGGGTGCGGCCGCCGCATCAGCAGAAACACACTTCGCGCCGGCACTCACCGGACTTATTCTATAGCCATAGGAGCTAGTCGGAGTTGGTGTCCACTGGACAGAGATCCAATGGGCTTGTCGCAAAGTTCATTGAGTTAACGTGATTTTGAGGAAAGGCTTTGGCAATTCTTGCAGTTGGAATGTTAACAATCAGAATGAATTACTCAGGCACCTATTCGGACTTCAATGGGTTAACAAAGTATGAATGCAGCGAAGGCCTGGGCTAATTACACCCTGAGATAATCTTTGCGACAAGCCCGTTTGTGTTCTTCACTCGTATGAGGGCAGCGGCAAATCGGCGATTTGAGCCATTGTCAATGGTTGTACGCCGCCAATGGCTTCAGCAACCCAAACAGTTTTAGCATATGCTTCAGCTACTTGCAGTCTATGAAAAGCGTCCCGAACACTTGTTCCAACAGCTGTCGCACCGTGATTTTGGAGTAGGAAGACATTGTGGCGAAGAACGTATGGTGCAATGGAGGCGGCCAATTTCGCCGATGATGGGCGTCCGTAAGGCACCGTCACAATCTGACCGATAACAGCAACCAACTCTGGCAAAATGCCATGTGGTAGGTCTCTGCCTGCAGCTGCGAAGGCCGTTGAATAAATTGGATGACCGTGCGCCACACCCATGGCTTTGGGGCGTTGGCGATAGAATTCGAGATGCATGTACTTCTCGGACGTCGGACCATAATCACCCTCAATGACGTTAGCGTCCAAATCCAAACGAACCAACATATCTTCGGTGATATCACCTTTGTTAAAACCAGAGGGTGTCATCAGAACAGTTCCATCAGCGGCACGGGCGCTTACATTCCCTTCCGTTCCTGCGACCAAGCCTTTGGAATCCATCAATTTGCAGATAGCAACAATTTCTTTTTTAAGTTCAGCATCAGCATTTTGTGTCATTTTTTACCTATTATGTTGAATTGATATATAAGTTGGATCTATCGGGTGAACCCGGTTTCGTTCAATTTCACGTTCCAGCACCGCTGCATTGCGCAAAAACTCATTTTTTCGGGGATGCTCTAAAGCAAGGCCGGTGCAAATCATGTCGATGATAGCAAGTTGAGAAACACGGGTTGCCACAGTTTCGCTACCGGTAATTGCTCCGGCAGGAGCAGAATATAAAATAATATCTGCGTATTTACACGCACTTGCTTCAGGGTTACTGGTTATCAATATACAATTCATTGATTGAGCACTGGCCGCCTTCAACGCATCCACAACATCCTTAGACTCACCGGAGAAGGAAATTGCAAAGAATAACGAACCTGGAGGTGGGTTAGATGTAACAGCTGTCAGAACATGCGGGTCACTGTAATTATTTGTCACGTATCCAAACCGGATTAACCTTTGGTAAAAATCAATCACTGGCGACACAGAACTTCCAAACCCTAAAACTTGAATAACCAGCGCGTCTTGAATTGCGGCAATAGTTTTACGCAATGAAATAGAATCTAAAAGTTCAGCTGTTGACTTCAGTATACTGGAATGAACGTGGACAGTATTTTGCACTAATAGAGAATAAGGTTCAGAATGCTTGGCTTGTTTATCTCCAAATGCATCACTTTGGCTAACTGAAAGCCCGCGCAATTCGGCTAGTGCTAGCCGCAAATCCCGATATCCTGTAAATCCTAATTGCTGAGCAAAACGAAAAACCGAAGTCTCACTCACGCCTGTAGCTGTCGCAATCTCCTTTAGCGGCATATCAGCAGCGACATCTCGATTATTGATACAAAACTCTGCTAAAATGCAAAGGGCACCGCGCCCCGTTAACGACAGTGTTGCCAGCCTTTTCATAAGATCAAATGTGTAGTCCACTGACATCGTCCTTTTATCCGCTAATATACAATGGTATTAATTTCCATATTTTATCAAGAAAAAAAGTAACTTTTATTTTTGCGGTTGAAGGTACTTAACGGAAAGCGTGTTTTATATCGGTACAGCTCCGTTAAATACCACAATAATGAACAGATATTCCGAGCTCTTTTGCAAGGGCAGCACGAACAGATAATGCATGATCAGCTTCTTCAGCTGAATGAGCGTAAACAACCTGAATATGGTTAGCTCGGTGGCGCGCCATCATTTGATCGCGTGTCACACCGGTCAAAACGCCGTGCATTATAGGCCATTCAGATGTTGTTCCTTTGCTGCGCCGCTCCGTTTCTTCCTCTGGCAAATCTACTGCTTGGCCTCGACCAATATCCATATGGAGTGCATTGTTTTCGACGAAAATTCTGGACCAGATAATTTCACCCGATTTGGCAATCCCCTTGAGAGTTCCTCCACCATTTGGAAAGAACATTGCTGGTTGACGGTAACTTTCCGAACCTGCCCAACCTCCCTTATTATGTGCAGGTGGAACCGCACCGGAAATTTCAAACACCCAAACGAAATCCGTGCAACTTCCAGATTGATCGACATCTCCCCAACGCAAATCATGCAAGGTTGTTTCCAGCGGTTGACCAAGAGCATGATGAACCCGATTTATCAGTACTGCGTCAAGGCCTGCACATTCATCCACTTCATTGAAGTGCACAATAGGTTTATCAGGGC
Protein-coding regions in this window:
- a CDS encoding sugar ABC transporter permease, whose protein sequence is MFDVGKKNEKWILLAPTILILLLITGIPFVKTFVTSFTDAEITYSVLGPNWIGFENYLYAIGDPYFRAALGRTLYFTIVSVGAEALIGVAAAMLLNQEFRGRNLMRALIILPWAVPTIVNALAWRLIYHPDYGALNSMLYQLGLIGEYRSWLGDPKLALNMVVLADVWKNFPLIAYVALAALQSIPSDLHKAASIEGAGAWKRFRSITLPWILGPLSVVLILRIIEAFRVFDIIYVMTRGGPVDSTKTASFFVYQEYFNYLRTGSGSSYAVLLAVVSAVLIAIYYRGAQRQSRSI
- a CDS encoding class II aldolase/adducin family protein, with the translated sequence MTQNADAELKKEIVAICKLMDSKGLVAGTEGNVSARAADGTVLMTPSGFNKGDITEDMLVRLDLDANVIEGDYGPTSEKYMHLEFYRQRPKAMGVAHGHPIYSTAFAAAGRDLPHGILPELVAVIGQIVTVPYGRPSSAKLAASIAPYVLRHNVFLLQNHGATAVGTSVRDAFHRLQVAEAYAKTVWVAEAIGGVQPLTMAQIADLPLPSYE
- a CDS encoding ROK family transcriptional regulator, whose product is MVTTKLRTSGTNLSRTKVHNLRVVIEVIRTQGPISKTEIANVTSLSRQTIQYIVAELQSAELVELIDGEVKGRGHPGKKIVLAPTGAYTMGIHVDRLSTRVVVCDLVGNVIWNRTERLDTLDITTANRLIETVCLDYFSERPREAKKMVGVGIAAPGPFNQTNVRPDDLTNFQEIGTQQNLDDLSSKIGLPVIIENDAAAGAIGEHLHGVGADFDTFVFLQFGIGLGAGIILNGNKFTGSSEIAGEVGHIIVEPTNGLRCSCGKSGCLERYLSVDALCRDMGLQIEDIDLMSKLDAMIKKKEPSLVNWLQDVAPRFRQLVNILEMTIDPELVIVGGTVPRSFLELLIELSVPLYEPLNLRRQGRQVKIGTADEYVVAVGAAAASAETHFAPALTGLIL
- a CDS encoding ABC transporter ATP-binding protein translates to MSYPILSVQSICKEYGQLKILRDIDFEIEQGDFLVLVGPSGCGKSTLLSCIGGLTDPTSGQIQIDGRDVTSTDPSKRNIAMVFQSYALFPNMDVAHNIGYGLEVRKVPQAKRNANIQQVAKLLKIEQLLTRFPAQLSGGQRQRVAMGRALVRDPKLFLFDEPLSNLDAKLRVTMRTEIKRLHERLGATMIYVTHDQIEAMTLATKILVMKDGIIQQAGTPKQIYNEPTNMFVAGFMGAPSMNLFQAKIGFSDGAAQITIERENDVPLVLTDTAPPVELAKYNGKNVTMGLRPEALTDRAPDIDGPPQMSECLLEVVEPAGSDTFAQIELAAAEVTARFHGDIDVKSGARLPIYFDLSKVSYFDPETECRI
- a CDS encoding extracellular solute-binding protein, producing the protein MKKSLLLAAVSALAISTSTVFADTELNALFMSQAAYSEQNIKDMTAEFEASNPGVTVNMEFVPYEALHDKIVASIGAGDNGYDVVLFDVIWPAEFAVRGFLTDLSERVPADLDDQIFDGAWTTVEYNNAKYGMPWILDTKYLYYNTEILEKAGIQNPPTTWDELLVQARVVKEKGLVEYPLVWSWSQSEAMICDYTTLLSAFGGEFFNDNDPKSPAFNSGGSLKAVEYMAGSLSEGLTNPSSTEYFEEDVRRVFSNGDAAFALNWTYMNSLVNDPAESSVAGKVGVVPGLGVEGLSTASAVNGSMGLGIPVNSPHEGEAWSYIAHLTKKTVQEKYAKLSLPVWKASYKVPAVVEGQEDLVAAANDAIAAMYPRPLVKSYTEISGILQAQIHGALLGQTEAKAALDEAAARVKAVR
- a CDS encoding carbohydrate ABC transporter permease → MKHSSLQKTSLYAASFVLAFFTLAPILWLVIMSVSSPKDLTTVPLSWIPSQLDFSRYVQLFDWDNGSGQRFLMALRNSILTSGGATLVALFLAIPAAYAFSRRRAPLSLMFLFLATIMMPPITYVLPLYEVFGKLGLLNNIITLLIVYCALLLPFAVWLMKSNLDVLPVEIEHASFVEGASTIYTLRRVVLPLAAPAIVATAMLSFLVAWDEFFYALIFTSDLSSKTLPIAIADFAAGRVTDYGVIAAVGVLATLPPAFLAIFFQRFIVSGLVAGSVKG
- a CDS encoding MurR/RpiR family transcriptional regulator — encoded protein: MSVDYTFDLMKRLATLSLTGRGALCILAEFCINNRDVAADMPLKEIATATGVSETSVFRFAQQLGFTGYRDLRLALAELRGLSVSQSDAFGDKQAKHSEPYSLLVQNTVHVHSSILKSTAELLDSISLRKTIAAIQDALVIQVLGFGSSVSPVIDFYQRLIRFGYVTNNYSDPHVLTAVTSNPPPGSLFFAISFSGESKDVVDALKAASAQSMNCILITSNPEASACKYADIILYSAPAGAITGSETVATRVSQLAIIDMICTGLALEHPRKNEFLRNAAVLEREIERNRVHPIDPTYISIQHNR